The genomic DNA TAAGGGCAACCCTTCGCGTATGGTGCTGCTGCGGGTTTCGGGCGACAGCATGCAGCCGCGCATTCTGCACAATGATGTGGTGCTCATTGACCAGAGCCAGAGCGACCCCGTGCCGGGCCGCATCTACGCCGTGGGCGTGGAAGACATGGTCTACCTCAAGATCGTCAACGCCGAGCCGGGGCGGCTTATCCTGAGCAGCGCCAACCCCAGTTACGCGCCTATTGAGGCCGCCACAGGCGAACAGCTGGCCGACCTGGTGCGGATTATCGGCCGGGCGGTGTGGGTAGGGCGGGAACTGGATTAGGCATTGCAACGTCGGAATGCCGCGGCGGCTGCGTGCGCAAGCGTTCGTCGTTCAGGCGTAAGCGCAATTTATTCGCGCTGCCGTTGCGAATGCGCATGCCCGGCAGGCCGAGGCCGGGCGGCGCGGGCGCGCGCCCGGAACAAACGTCTGCCGCTACGCTTTTTTGCGCCGCCAGCGGTCCAGGGTCAGATAGACCACGGGGGTGGTATAGAGGGTGAGCAGCTGGCTCACCAGCAGGCCGCCCACAATAGTTATGCCCAGAGGCTGGCGGATCTCGGCCCCGTCGCCCTGGCCCAAGGCCAGGGGCACGGCCCCCAGGATGGCGGCGAAGGTGGTCATCATAATGGGCCGGAAGCGCCGCAGACAGGCCTCGTAGATGGCTTCCTCGGCCGGCAGGCCGCGGGTGCGGGAGGCCTCGATGGCGAAGTCGATCATCATGATGGCGTTCTTTTTGACAATGCCGCAGAGCAACAGAACGCCGATAAGGGCAATGACGCTGAATTCCATGCCGCAGACCATCAGGGCCAGCAAGGCCCCGCCGCCCGCCGAGGGCAAGGTGGAGAGGATGGTCAGGGGGTGGATCAGGCTTTCATACAGAATGCCCAGCACGATGTAGAGGGCGGCCAGGGCCGCCAGAATGAGCACCACCTGGTTGCCCACCGTATCGCTGAACATCTTGGCCGTACCCTGAAAGCTGCCCACCACGCCGGAGGGCATGCCCATGTGCGCCCGGGCCGCGTCGATGGCCGCCTGCGCCTGCGAAAGGGCCGCCCCCTGCGCCAGGTTAAAGGCCAGGGTCACGGCGGCAAACTGCCCCTGGTGGGCTACGGAAAGGGGCGCAAAGGCCGGGGCCGCCTGGGCCACGCTCCACAGCGGCACCAGCCCGCCCTTGCCCGGCAGGCGCACCTTGTCCAGGGCTTCAGCCCCGGCCAGCCAGTCCGGCCCGTATTCCAGCACCACGCGGTACTGGTTCTTATCCTCATAGATGGTGGAAACCTGGCTCTGGCCGAAGGCGTCGCCCAGGGCGCGGTCCACGTCCTGCATGCTCAGGCCGTAGCGGGCCAGGGCGTCGCGGTCCACAGTAACCATGGTCTGCAGGCCGCGTTCTTCAATATCGCTGTCCACGTCCTTGAAGATGGGCTCGGCCGCCAGGGCCTGCTGCAGCCGACGGCCCCAGGTGCGCAGGGCGTCCAGGTCGTCGGCCTGAAGGGTGTACTGGTACTGGGCGCGCGCGCCCCGGCCGCCCATCATGATGTCCTGGGCGGGCTGCAGAAAAATCTGCAGCCCCGGCTCCGAGGCCAGCTTGCCGCGCAACCGCCCGATGACGGCCTGCGCGCCGATCTTGCGTTCCGCCAGGGGCTTGAGGGCGATGAACACCCCGGCCCCGCCGCGCCCGCCCGAAAGGTGGGCCGAAACCTGCTGCACGGCCGGGTCCGCGCGGATGATGTTGACCAGCCGGGTGAGCTTGGCCTGCATGGCCTGGAAGGAGGCGCTCTGATCCGCGCGCACGCCGCCCATGATCACGCCCGTGTCCTGAACAGGGAAAAAGCCTTTGGGCACCGCCACATACATCCAGACGTTGGCGGCCACCACCAGCAGCAGGGAGAAGAGCGTCAGCCGCCGGTGGCGCAGCACCACGGGCAGGGTGCGGGCGTAGCCCGTCTGCAGGGCTGCCAGGGCGTGGCCCCAGGCGTCGCCCACGCGGGCCGCCAGACGGCGCAGCGCGCCGTACAGGCCGCCGGTTCCACAGCGCCGGGCCAGCGCTCTGGCCTTGGCCTCATGCTCCAGAGGGCGGAGCAGGCGTGCGCACATCATGGGGGTTGTGGTAAGGGAAACCAGCATGGAGACCAGCACCGCCGTGGTCAGCACCACGGAAAACTCGCGGAACAGCCGCCCCACGATGCCGCCCATGAACAGAATGGGCGTGAACACCGCCACCAGCGAAAGAGAAATGGAAACCACGGTAAAGCCCACTTCGCGCGCGCCGTTGAGGGCCGCGCGCAGGGGTTTTTCGCCCGCCTCCAGGCGGCGCACGATGTTTTCCAGCACCACGATGGCGTCGTCCACCACAAAACCCGTGGAAACGGTGAGCGCCATGAGCGAAAGGTTGTCCAGACTGTAACCGCACAAATACATGACGCCGAAGGTGCCCAGCAAGGACACGGGCGCGGCCACAGCAGGGATGGCCGTGGCCCGGCCGTTGCGCAAAAAGAGAAAGGTCACCAGCACCACCAGGGTCATGGCCAGGAGCAGGCTTTTTTCCACCTCATGCAGGGAGGCCCGGATGGTCTGGGAGCGGTCCATGCGCAGCTCCAGATCCGCGCTTTCGGGTAGCCAGGAGCGCAGTTGCGGCAACAGCGCCTTCACCCGGTCCACGGTCTCGATAATGTTGGCCCCGGGCGAGCGGAAGACGATGAGCAAAACCGCCGGCCTGCCGTTGGAAAGGGCCATGGCCCGCACGTCCTGCGCGCCGTCCTCCACCCGGGCCACGTCGGCGAGGCGGACGGTTTTTTCTCCCCGGCGGGCCACGATGATGTTTTTGTAATCCGCGGCCTTGCGCAGCTGGTCGTTGGCCCCCACCAGCCAGAAGTTCCGGTCGTTTTCCAGCATGCCCCGCGGCAGAAAGGCGTTGGCCCCGGCCAGGGCTTTGCGCACGTCTTCCATAACCAGGCCCGCGCGGCTCAGGGCGTCCGGCGTAACCTCCACCCGCACGGCGGGCAGGGCCCCGCCGCCCACGGTTACCTCGCCCACCCCCGGCAGCTGCGAAATCTTCTGGGCCAGCACCGTGGAGGCCGCGTCGTAGAGCTGGGAGCGGGTCAGCACGTCCGAGGTGATGGAAAGGATCATGATGGGCGCGCCCGCGGGGTTCACTTTGCGGTAGGTGGGGTTGGAAGGCATGGTGGGCAAGGTGGAACGGGCCGCGTTGATGGCGGACTGCACGTCCCGCGCCGCACCGTCGATGTTGCGGTCCAGATCAAACTGCAGGACCACCTCCGTGGAGCCCAGGCTGCTGGTGGAGGTCATTTCCGTAACCCCGGCAATGCGGCCCAGGGCGCGCTCCAGGGGGGTGGCCACGGTGGCGGCCATGGTTTCCGGCCCCGCGCCGGGCATCTTGGCCCGCACCACCACCACGGGGAAGTCCACCTGCGGCAGCGGGGCCACAGGCAGAAGGCCGAAGGCCGCCAGGCCCGCCAGGGCGATGGCCAGGGTCAGCAGGGTGGTGGCCACGGGGCGGCGGATAAAGGGCGCGGAAAGATTCAGGGGCAGGATTTCCGGCCCCAGGCGGCGCGTCCGTTTCTCCCGCGCCTCCTGATTCTGGCGGCCTTCGCCTGCGCTCACGGCCGCGCCCCCGTCCCGGCGTCCGCGGCCGCCCCGCGGGGGCCGTGTTCTCCGTCCGCGCGGTCGGCCGACGGCAGGGCCGCGCCCTTCCCCCGCAAACGGCGGCTCAGACGGTCAAACCACAGGTAAACCACGGGCGTGGTGAACAGGGTCAGCACCTGGCTGACCAGCAACCCGCCCACCATGCTCACGCCCAGGGGGCGGCGCAGCTCCGCGCCCATGCCCCAGCCCAGCATCAGGGGCAGCGCCCCCAGCAGCGCCGCCAGGGTGGTCATGAGGATGGGCCGCAGCCGCAGCAGACAGGCCTGGCGGATGGCCGCCAGGGGCGGCTTGCCCTCGCGCCGCTCGCCCTCCAGGGCGAAGTCGATCATCATGATGGCGTTTTTTTTGACGATGCCGATAAGCAGGATAATGCCGATAATGCCCACCACGCCCAGTTCCATGCCCGCCAGCATGAGGGCCAGCAAGGCCCCGATGCCCGCCGAAGGCAGGGTGGAGAGGATGGTCAAGGGGTGGATGTAGCTTTCGTAGAGCACGCCCAGCACGATGTAGACCGTGACCACGGCGGCCAGGATGAGCCAAAGCTGGTTGTCCGTGGAGGTCAGAAAAGCGTTGGCCGCGCCCTGAAACTGGGTGCGCAGGGCCGCGGGCAGGCCCAGGGCGCGCTCTTCCTCCTGCACGGCGCGCACGGCCGCGCCCAGGGAGGAACCCTGCGCCACGTTAAAGGAAAGCGTGGCCACGGGGAACTGCCCTTGCCGGGCCAGGGCCAGCTGCACGGGGCGTTCCTCCACCGCGGCGATGCTGGTGAGGGGCACGGGCTTGCCGTCCCCGCCGGCCACATAGATGTGCTCCAGGTCCTGCGGGCTCTGGCGGAAGCGCGCTTCCGTCTCCAGCACCACCTTATACTGGTTGGTCTGGGTAAAGATGGTGGAAACAAGCCGCTGGCCCAGGGCGTCGTAAAGGGCGTTGTCCACAGCGTCCATGCTGATGCCCAGGCGTCCGGCCGCGTCGCGGTTGATTTCCACCCAGGCCATGCGGCCGGGGGGCAGGTGGTCGCTGGCCGCCAGGTCCAGCTCCGGCCGTCGCTGCAGGGCCGCGGTCAGCTGGGGAACCCAGGTTTCGAGCTGCCCGCGGTTGAGGGCCTCCACCGTGAACTGGTACTGGCTGCGGGCCACGCGGTCTTCAATAGTCAGATCCTGCACGGGCTGCAGGTAGAGGCGCATGCCGGGCAGGGCCGCGGCCCTGGCCATGATGCGCCGGGCAATGGCCGGGGCGCGGGCGTCGCGCTCGGCCAGGGGCTTGAGGGCGATGTTCAGGCGTGAGGTGGCCGGGCTCTGGTTCACGCCGTCCACGCCCACAAAAAAGACCACTTCGGCCACGGCCGGGTCTTGCAGAATGACCTGGGCGAGCTCGCGCTGGCGTCCGGCCATGGCGGAGAAGGAAGCGTCCTGCGGGGCCTCGGCCAGGCCCTGGATGACGCCCGTATCCTGCACCGGAAAAAATCCTTTGGGCACAAGCGCATAGAGCAGCGCCGTGAGCGCCAGGGTGCCCACGGTGACGGCCAGGGTCAGGCCCTGGTGGGCCAGCACCCAGTCCAGCCGTTGCTCGTACCAGGCGAGCAGCCTGGGGAAGAAGCCGCCGCTTGCGCCCTCGGCCTTGAGGCCGCCCGCGCCGCGCATTTCCGGCCGCAGCAGCACGGCGCAGAGCATGGGCGTGAGGGTGAGCGAAATGACCGCCGAAATCAGGATGGTGACAGCCAGGGTGACGGCAAATTCGCGGAACAGCCGCCCCACCACGTCGCCCATGAACAGCAGGGGAATGAGCACCGCCACCAGGGAGATGGTCAGGGAAATGATGGTAAAGCCGATCTGCCCCGCGCCCGTCAGGGCGGCCTCCAGGGGCTTGCGGCCCTCTTCCAGATAGCGGGCGATGTTTTCAATGACCACAATGGCATCGTCCACCACAAAGCCCGTGGCGATGACCAGGGCCATAAGGGTGAGGTTGTTGAGCGAAAAGCCCGCCAGGTGCATGACGCCCAGGGAGCCCACCAGCGAAAGGGGCACGGCCAGGGCCGGGATAAGGGTGGCCCGTCCGTTGCGCAGGAAAAGCCAGATGACCCCGATGACCAGGCCGATGGAAAGCAGCAGCTCCAGCTGCACGTCGTGCGCCGTGGCCCGGATGGTCACGGTGCGGTCCGTGACCACGCGCACGTTGACGTGCCCCGGCAGGGTCTGCTGCAGCGTGGGCAGCAGGCGCAGCACAGCGTCGGCCACGCCGATGACGTTGGCCCCAGGCTGACGTTGCACGGAAAGCACAATGGCCGGGCGGAAATCCCCGCTCTCTCCGGCCACATAGGCGGCCAGGCGGGCGTTTTCCGCCCCTTCCGCCACTGTGGCCACGTCCTCCAGACGCAGGGGCGCGCCGTTGGCATAGCCGATAATGGTGCGGGCGTACTCCGCCGCCGAAGTCAGCTGGTCGTTGGCGTCCAGATTGCTGGCGCGTTCCGGCCCGTCAAAGCTGCCCTTGGCGTCGTTGACATTGGCTTTGTCAATGGCCGTGCGCACGTCGGCCAGGGTCAGGCCCGCATGGGCCAGGGCGCGCGGGTTCACCCGCACCCGCACCGCGGGCCGCTGCCCGCCGGAAAGGGTCACCAGGCCCACGCCCGGCAGCTGCGAAATTTTTTGCGCCATGCGCGTGTCCACCAGGTCTTCCAGCCGGGTCAGGGGCATGGCGTCGCTGGTCACGGCCAAGGTCACCACAGGCGGATCCGCCGGGTTCACCTTATTGTACACGGGGGGCGTGGGCAGGTCTGCGGGCAGCAGGTTGTCCGCCGCGTTGATGGCCGCCTGCACTTCCTGCTCCGCCACGTCCAGGGCCGTGGAAAGGTCAAACTGCAGGGTCACCACCGAGGCCCCGGCCGTGGAAAGCGAGTGCA from Desulfovibrio legallii includes the following:
- a CDS encoding efflux RND transporter permease subunit produces the protein MPLNLSAPFIRRPVATTLLTLAIALAGLAAFGLLPVAPLPQVDFPVVVVRAKMPGAGPETMAATVATPLERALGRIAGVTEMTSTSSLGSTEVVLQFDLDRNIDGAARDVQSAINAARSTLPTMPSNPTYRKVNPAGAPIMILSITSDVLTRSQLYDAASTVLAQKISQLPGVGEVTVGGGALPAVRVEVTPDALSRAGLVMEDVRKALAGANAFLPRGMLENDRNFWLVGANDQLRKAADYKNIIVARRGEKTVRLADVARVEDGAQDVRAMALSNGRPAVLLIVFRSPGANIIETVDRVKALLPQLRSWLPESADLELRMDRSQTIRASLHEVEKSLLLAMTLVVLVTFLFLRNGRATAIPAVAAPVSLLGTFGVMYLCGYSLDNLSLMALTVSTGFVVDDAIVVLENIVRRLEAGEKPLRAALNGAREVGFTVVSISLSLVAVFTPILFMGGIVGRLFREFSVVLTTAVLVSMLVSLTTTPMMCARLLRPLEHEAKARALARRCGTGGLYGALRRLAARVGDAWGHALAALQTGYARTLPVVLRHRRLTLFSLLLVVAANVWMYVAVPKGFFPVQDTGVIMGGVRADQSASFQAMQAKLTRLVNIIRADPAVQQVSAHLSGGRGGAGVFIALKPLAERKIGAQAVIGRLRGKLASEPGLQIFLQPAQDIMMGGRGARAQYQYTLQADDLDALRTWGRRLQQALAAEPIFKDVDSDIEERGLQTMVTVDRDALARYGLSMQDVDRALGDAFGQSQVSTIYEDKNQYRVVLEYGPDWLAGAEALDKVRLPGKGGLVPLWSVAQAAPAFAPLSVAHQGQFAAVTLAFNLAQGAALSQAQAAIDAARAHMGMPSGVVGSFQGTAKMFSDTVGNQVVLILAALAALYIVLGILYESLIHPLTILSTLPSAGGGALLALMVCGMEFSVIALIGVLLLCGIVKKNAIMMIDFAIEASRTRGLPAEEAIYEACLRRFRPIMMTTFAAILGAVPLALGQGDGAEIRQPLGITIVGGLLVSQLLTLYTTPVVYLTLDRWRRKKA
- a CDS encoding multidrug efflux RND transporter permease subunit, whose amino-acid sequence is MNFSRIFILRPVATSLLMAALLLSGLLGYRYLPVAALPQIDYPTIQVQTFYPGASPDVMASVVTAPLERQFGTMPGLVQMHSLSTAGASVVTLQFDLSTALDVAEQEVQAAINAADNLLPADLPTPPVYNKVNPADPPVVTLAVTSDAMPLTRLEDLVDTRMAQKISQLPGVGLVTLSGGQRPAVRVRVNPRALAHAGLTLADVRTAIDKANVNDAKGSFDGPERASNLDANDQLTSAAEYARTIIGYANGAPLRLEDVATVAEGAENARLAAYVAGESGDFRPAIVLSVQRQPGANVIGVADAVLRLLPTLQQTLPGHVNVRVVTDRTVTIRATAHDVQLELLLSIGLVIGVIWLFLRNGRATLIPALAVPLSLVGSLGVMHLAGFSLNNLTLMALVIATGFVVDDAIVVIENIARYLEEGRKPLEAALTGAGQIGFTIISLTISLVAVLIPLLFMGDVVGRLFREFAVTLAVTILISAVISLTLTPMLCAVLLRPEMRGAGGLKAEGASGGFFPRLLAWYEQRLDWVLAHQGLTLAVTVGTLALTALLYALVPKGFFPVQDTGVIQGLAEAPQDASFSAMAGRQRELAQVILQDPAVAEVVFFVGVDGVNQSPATSRLNIALKPLAERDARAPAIARRIMARAAALPGMRLYLQPVQDLTIEDRVARSQYQFTVEALNRGQLETWVPQLTAALQRRPELDLAASDHLPPGRMAWVEINRDAAGRLGISMDAVDNALYDALGQRLVSTIFTQTNQYKVVLETEARFRQSPQDLEHIYVAGGDGKPVPLTSIAAVEERPVQLALARQGQFPVATLSFNVAQGSSLGAAVRAVQEEERALGLPAALRTQFQGAANAFLTSTDNQLWLILAAVVTVYIVLGVLYESYIHPLTILSTLPSAGIGALLALMLAGMELGVVGIIGIILLIGIVKKNAIMMIDFALEGERREGKPPLAAIRQACLLRLRPILMTTLAALLGALPLMLGWGMGAELRRPLGVSMVGGLLVSQVLTLFTTPVVYLWFDRLSRRLRGKGAALPSADRADGEHGPRGAAADAGTGARP